The DNA sequence TCACAATCATAGACATTCTGCAGTACACTTCCTTTGACACTGACTTCAGGATCAAGAACAAAATCCAATGACACAGGTCCATCATCCAACCAAATAGTTGTATTCTTTGATTTGTAGCCAATCATGGTAGCCACCACTGCAATTTATATTGAGAAATTGATTACAAATGATAAAGAAACTGAAACTAATGTAATAGGCCGAAAAAAAGAGGATATTATCATCTGGGTTGGGATGACATCTATATTCCATCGAGGAATTTCTCACTAATGCATAGTAAAATCTGAATTCCCTTTGTGTTCAATTTGTTGAAATAATAGGGAACTAAATAACAGGGACGACTTGAGAACCCATCTAGATTTACCAAATCATGaaatttgcattttttatttaattatttgagaaCGTCTTCTGGGTAGGCTTCAATCTATACtgaaaaaagaatttgaattaaatataataatacctTCGTATTTATCTCTTGGGGCAAGAAAGCGATGATAGTCGCCTAAAGTTTTTCCGGCTGTAACCTGCCAGTCCAGATAATTAACAGATACATATTAAACCATCAAAGTGAAGCGTGAATCAAACATGCATTTGGGAAATATCAAGAATTATAGCAACGAACAAAACAACCCATAGACTATCAATTAAAACACGAAGTTTAAACTTaagatatcatttttttttctatctaatAAATTAATCGGTCAAACAAGATGCAGTACAACAACAGATCAGTATAAAAATTTCGCATTGTTatctaattgaacacaaaatgTGCAGATATATTCTTCCTGCATGGAAAAGACATACAGAAAGGAGGGGGGCTAGAGACAGATTTGAAaggaaaaatgcaaaaaataaataaataaatagccTCACATACTGTATAATTTATTCCAGTGACAGTTACAGAGCCCGGTAATGGCCTTCCATCGACTGAAGAATATATTCTTCCATGCACTCCTGTCTAGAGAGTAGATAAAAAATTGTGAATCGATCTAAATATGAAGCAGTAGGAGCAACACTTTAAGCATGTGCAAATATAAGAATCTGCTAACCGATCTATGCATAGTTTTTATATAACGTAAAAggttatcttttaataaaaaaaatataaagtggaAAGGATAAAATACAACTAAGcccaataaacaaaaataaaaactgtcAAAATATTATTGCACATCTTATTTCAAGCATTTTTGAAACTGAATGTTTCAGGTTTCCTTCAATGTTTGTAAAATTCGAAGGGAAGATTAGTATAATATTAGAAATCAAAGGAAAAGAATCTGTCTGGTAAAGGATAATGTGCACATGGTTGTAATTGATAGAAAGCAGTTGAATGTGCTGAAGCTCCTTTTTAAACTTTCCTTTTCCTTGTGCACATTGCCCTTCGAAAATATTCTGAGTAGATgaccacaaaaaaaataaataaggctTCACAGCCTTAGTTGGTAAATTGCTATAAATAGTATAGAGGATACATGAGACAGTAGATTCATAGTTGCTTGGTTATGACATGCCTAAGAGTTCTTGGAAGCTTATGTTCTCCTTTTCTCAGGATACATTCACAatgcttaaatatgttttggatCTATTTTCTATTAGAATGGAATCTGAAGAAGGGTGAAAGTAATTTCTTTTACGTGTAATGCTTGCATTTGATGCGGATTTTCAGTGTTAACTGTAACTGAAATGATGGGAGAAGTCCAGTTCCATTAGGGAGAACATCGAATTAAGAACTTATATCTATCTccttattatcatattttatgtCAACCGGTCTCTATCAGCATTCTCCTTGTGCACAAAAGTGACCATATATAGGGGAATTAATTTCAAcagtcaaaaagaaaatatgattttatcaCTAGAAGCTGTTGAAATAGTAGCCATTGTAGTATATTGCGTGTAATGTAATTAGCATGTGTTCTCAGACTTTTATAACAGACTGCAAAGAGCCTCATTCTCTTTATAATTTAAAGCTGATACATAATGTCAAAGATCACTTGTATACAATTATACATTCACTCAGATTGTAGTTTCCTACATCCTCTCTCTTGAATATTAACAAGAACCATTGAAGGGCTTCTACAAAAATTCTGAAGCAAAAGACAGGATAATTTCACATTAGTTCTTTAGGTAAGCTTATGAAAAGAAACAGCATACCTTCGCGAGGCTTGCCACAAGATTAAGCAAGCTCATTCTGTTGTATTTCCAAAGAATAGGAAGCTGCACATTAACAAAGTAAACAGGTGTCATCATAAGAAACTCTTAAAGTAAATGATAACCAATTATATGTAGATACCAAGCATGCAAACCAAGTAAGTATCTGACAGATACATGGAGTTAGGATACAAAAGAGGTGGAAAAAAAGCTCCTAAAGCATGCAGAGTTAGATAGAACTCTGTTtagattgaaattacaaaagaaaatacagggaagtaaaagaaattttgcagatgcacagaatactctacCCCTCCCAAAAGCCCCTCTTCCACCTTTCTCATTCTTGTCAAGCCTTTGCTTCTCTTCCACTTTCTCCATTTAATCATTTTCTATGACAGTTCACACTTCACTCCTCCCTACCATATAATAATTCTGTTGCTCCCTAGAGTTCATATTCCTTTTAACCACCACACTGTCAACGTGAATCTAGTGCCTTGTGATCATTACTTCTATATGTCTACCACTATCTCTTATCGTGCTTATGTTGGTCAAGAGTCCAAAACAGTGCAGTTAAAAGAACTTGAAAAAAATTACGTGTCTTACAATAGTTCAAGTCCAACTTCTATGTAAATGGAATGGAAGAAAACTCATAATCATTGAATCTagagaattatttttaataatggaGCAGGTAAGATCTgggtaaaaatattaaaaatggatgaaCAGTAGTAATTGTATTGCTAAGGCTCCAGACAGATTTAAGAGACAATGTGACCTAGAAACATATCCTCTTATCCTACTTGTTTTGACAATCAAAACTTCCAATTGAATGCTTGAATAATGTTACAATGCATCCCAAGTTTTTCTGGGGCTTCTTGACTGGACCACTATTCCTGTCACTTACGGTTTTCTTGCTTTTTATGTGTTCTCTTGTAATAATTATGTAGGAAAAATTACATTCATACCCCAAGGTTTAATATAGTTGCATTCAATTGCCTCCATTTTTTTCACCTTAAACAAACCTCTTAATTTAAAACAACATATTGCCATTTCTTATCCATTTATAATTATCAAGGGAGGtcaaagtaaaaagaaaagaaaaaaatatcaggTGTAAAGTGTAATTTGTCTTAATTATTTTGTCCTATTCTGCATATACTTCGGTCATTTTAAAACTGCAAGGAATTAAAAGTTAGAACTAACCTCAGTAGCATTAGGCCATTTATTATCACTAACTTCCAAGGTCAACTCAAAACATCCAGCATGTATGTAGTTCCAATCTTGCATTCCGCCATATAGAGGGTACCTGGAGAGAGTACCATTTCTAAATTGTGCTCACATTAAAAGGAAACAGATTTCAGTAATAAACTACAAAACAATACATTCAAAAAAGCAATACCAAGCTGCTCCATTTGTAATTCCACTGAGAAATTCCTTGCTTGAAGACATGTTGTAATGAGAATGACTATAGATACTTGCCATGAACCGAAATGCATCATCATCAGGACACCCATAGTACTTTGTCCTGTAATTTATTCATATCAATAGACAAATTCAACACAAATGGAAACATGTCATTATACATTTCTAATGTAATGCACAAAAGATGGCTGaataatttcttaataatttcaattatagtTTTTCTTGGTTTCCCTTTACCTCTAACAATATGGCTATTTTCCATCTGATTTACTCCCCTTATTGTCAGCTTCTCCTAGTCTGCTTCACACATGCCCAAACTAAGGCATGTTTCTACCATCTTTTCTACAACTtactttaactttttctttaatgCATATATATTCTTATCCTATGTTGTCTAGTATGTCTATTCATTCAATGCAGTATTATCTTATCTACTACAGTGACTTTTTCTCTTACTGACTTTTTTACCATCCAACATTCAGCTCCGTAAGTCTTAAAGTTGAGGTAAAATTTTCCTTTCAGAAGAAAAATGGTGAGCTATTGAAATAGCTTTTATTATGACATAGGAAACACATAATGAGTTGCAAAGTAGACACAAAATGCAAATTAAAATAGTGAGAAATGAATACACCAAAGTATTTTACAACCTTCTATCATCAGAACCATCCCACGGATAATTTGCAACAAGGGCACCCTGAGGTTTCAAAGAAAAAGACACTATTAATGAACAAAGTCTGCATACATGAAAAATACTAATGAAAACGAGCTATAATCAATTCTAAAATATCCACTATTCTGGGTTATTTCACATTTTCAACCatagaatgaaaataaagtgaATGTCAGTGAAGAAATGAACACAAGTTTTCAATGACTTGACTTGACAAATTTATCTTATTGCCATTAAACAAACCCATATAATTCTGCTTAGCAGTGTGTATGTATATCTAATGGAGAAAATTGAAAGATTGCAGAAAAAAACCAAGGATGTAATTTCTTCATGTATAGCTGGAtccctatatatatatgaaagaaaaacCGGAAATGAACAGTTGAGTCCAGAGTATACTTCacaaaaattaatgaattaatagATCAAGCAAACAAGATATTATGTGAATCCAAAGAATTAATACCCCATGCAACGTGGCAGATCCTGTGAATCGTATATCTTTCAACCAATTCATTATTGCTCTTGTCTCAGGCTGCCGGGAATCCTCATCATCATTTACAGAAAAGAACTGATTTTTTGAATTCAAACATTGTAGGATAATGTTTAGAAGAGTTAGCAAGAAATAGCAGTAATTTTAACGAACAATTTGACATACAAATTgcaactttaaatttaaattaaattcaaataaaaggtaaaaatcTGTATACATGCACATCCATAAAGTAAAAGCTAATGGTTCTAATATTAAATTCTCATTCAACATGAAAACATCAATATTAATTCtaatattagaattttatttcataGTAACAGTGAACGTCAACCAATCTCATTAGCATATTGTATACATTACACTTACTATTAGTAAtagaaaacatatatatatacctgGTCAGGAAAATCCCGATTCAAATCAATATTATTAGCATTACCACGCTTTCTTAAACTAAACCCATCAGGATTCATTGATGGAAGCAGATGAAGGTGTACATTCTCCACAATCAATGTCGCCTGAAACATTTCACTAAAAGTCGGACAatgtaaaagtaaaaacaaaataataaataatcataaaataatgtgGGCAACTTCTTCTTACACCCCATCAATTTTGGATTTTACTTTCTGGAACACATTAAATCAATTCCAGAAAACATTTTCCGGAAGACACTCATCACAATCCTATTCCAGACAAAAGTTTCCGGAAACTTTGATAGGGTGTAGGAAGAAGCTGCCAATAATGTGTCACTGACAAAATGGAAGATATGAGCACTGAAGCAGATTAAATGAATTCCGATATACCAAAATATAGttcatttatatattgaatgaatTTGTAACATGAATAGTCGTTTAACATTCACTCATCTGAATATTCATATTAACAGCAGGAAGGGAAAGCCTTATTTGATGattttcattctatttttcattataaaagatTCAATActggaaaaaaaatgaagaaatcgTCATCAGGCTGTAGAATAATTTTCTCTTGAAGAGTCACTAGCGTTTCTCTGCACAACAATAAATATCCAATTTGCAACCAAGGTTTTAAATAACAGTATGCAACCATATTTTTTGCTAAAATGTCAAAGTTTACAGTCACTGTGACTGCAACATGGCCGAATTTGTCCACAATTTACAGCAGTATCAAGGATGTCACGGGCAACCACATTTGTCCAAAATTTACAGTAATATCAAGAAAATCACTTGCAACCACAATTGTGGCAGCGTTTGTCCCCAATTTTTCCACAATATCAAGGGTGTGATGAGACTACAACctcaatttaaaatctttattaCAACAGCTTATAATCTTCAAGAATTTGCACCAGTATCAGTAATGTTCTTTGTGCTGTCATAGTCAGATATATCTTTAGGATGTTATTACTACTTAGCTAGACCTTATAATTCTATCATCATTACTATTTAGTTAGACATTACAATTCCAGTGCATGTGGCATGAACAACTGTGATGTCTCCTTAAATGTATCTATCGTAAAGTTTAGATAAGTTTTCCCCAAACAATATTCCTAACTATTTCTTAAGTAGTTCTTATGATTTTCTAACACTATCAGCAATGTAACAGCAAAGGCACATATCTGTCATGCACAACAAAGTGACAAACACGGGAAACATATCAGATTATATCTGtgcaaataaaggaaagaaaaataccaAAGGATCTTTCAAATAGTTATCACATAACCAATTGGCCAAAATTATAAGAAGCTCGCGTCCCACAGGTTCATCACCGTGCACATTTCCTATATACTGCATCAGCATAATTTTGGTCAGAGTTGCTGAATACAAGACCACAGAACATTCCACAGAgatttaattaacaaaatagaAGTATAAATATGACAAAGAACACAAAATAATGGCCAAAAATGAAAACACAACTATTCCATATAtcagtaaaaagaaaaataaataataatttattgagagaAAAAGCAACAAcatattgttaaaccttatATGCATAAAAATcccaaaaaaaaatagagtagTCCCTCCAAAGATTATTTTGCATCCTATTACAGTTTAACTGAGATAATTATTTTAGAGGGGCATTGAACA is a window from the Vigna unguiculata cultivar IT97K-499-35 chromosome 7, ASM411807v1, whole genome shotgun sequence genome containing:
- the LOC114192081 gene encoding carboxypeptidase SOL1 isoform X2 yields the protein MVMKTNLLFFLLLFASTISSSLAKGSLQQTLLPSEFNDRSNASRTRHLLENESQAQTSVDLVQGYMSNDDLEWAIKNFGQRCSNISRIYSIGNSVNGFPLLVIEISDKPGEEESEPAFKYIGNVHGDEPVGRELLIILANWLCDNYLKDPLATLIVENVHLHLLPSMNPDGFSLRKRGNANNIDLNRDFPDQFFSVNDDEDSRQPETRAIMNWLKDIRFTGSATLHGGALVANYPWDGSDDRRTKYYGCPDDDAFRFMASIYSHSHYNMSSSKEFLSGITNGAAWYPLYGGMQDWNYIHAGCFELTLEVSDNKWPNATELPILWKYNRMSLLNLVASLAKTGVHGRIYSSVDGRPLPGSVTVTGINYTVTAGKTLGDYHRFLAPRDKYEVVATMIGYKSKNTTIWLDDGPVSLDFVLDPEVSVKGSVLQNVYDCDCGSKSTEEFVQFLWGAHLEVFFILIVILGFLLFLFRRRAKVKVSTSRQLSGSKKLSRFKVNEMLFVLKFCCILRFDSFRWLKCIHITK
- the LOC114192081 gene encoding carboxypeptidase SOL1 isoform X1, which translates into the protein MVMKTNLLFFLLLFASTISSSLAKGSLQQTLLPSEEFNDRSNASRTRHLLENESQAQTSVDLVQGYMSNDDLEWAIKNFGQRCSNISRIYSIGNSVNGFPLLVIEISDKPGEEESEPAFKYIGNVHGDEPVGRELLIILANWLCDNYLKDPLATLIVENVHLHLLPSMNPDGFSLRKRGNANNIDLNRDFPDQFFSVNDDEDSRQPETRAIMNWLKDIRFTGSATLHGGALVANYPWDGSDDRRTKYYGCPDDDAFRFMASIYSHSHYNMSSSKEFLSGITNGAAWYPLYGGMQDWNYIHAGCFELTLEVSDNKWPNATELPILWKYNRMSLLNLVASLAKTGVHGRIYSSVDGRPLPGSVTVTGINYTVTAGKTLGDYHRFLAPRDKYEVVATMIGYKSKNTTIWLDDGPVSLDFVLDPEVSVKGSVLQNVYDCDCGSKSTEEFVQFLWGAHLEVFFILIVILGFLLFLFRRRAKVKVSTSRQLSGSKKLSRFKVNEMLFVLKFCCILRFDSFRWLKCIHITK
- the LOC114192081 gene encoding carboxypeptidase SOL1 isoform X4, with amino-acid sequence MHSACINLLNWQKFYGYIGNVHGDEPVGRELLIILANWLCDNYLKDPLATLIVENVHLHLLPSMNPDGFSLRKRGNANNIDLNRDFPDQFFSVNDDEDSRQPETRAIMNWLKDIRFTGSATLHGGALVANYPWDGSDDRRTKYYGCPDDDAFRFMASIYSHSHYNMSSSKEFLSGITNGAAWYPLYGGMQDWNYIHAGCFELTLEVSDNKWPNATELPILWKYNRMSLLNLVASLAKTGVHGRIYSSVDGRPLPGSVTVTGINYTVTAGKTLGDYHRFLAPRDKYEVVATMIGYKSKNTTIWLDDGPVSLDFVLDPEVSVKGSVLQNVYDCDCGSKSTEEFVQFLWGAHLEVFFILIVILGFLLFLFRRRAKVKVSTSRQLSGSKKLSRFKVNEMLFVLKFCCILRFDSFRWLKCIHITK
- the LOC114192081 gene encoding carboxypeptidase SOL1 isoform X3, whose product is MGHQKFWTKMQQHFQDIQGFLEWAISIGNSVNGFPLLVIEISDKPGEEESEPAFKYIGNVHGDEPVGRELLIILANWLCDNYLKDPLATLIVENVHLHLLPSMNPDGFSLRKRGNANNIDLNRDFPDQFFSVNDDEDSRQPETRAIMNWLKDIRFTGSATLHGGALVANYPWDGSDDRRTKYYGCPDDDAFRFMASIYSHSHYNMSSSKEFLSGITNGAAWYPLYGGMQDWNYIHAGCFELTLEVSDNKWPNATELPILWKYNRMSLLNLVASLAKTGVHGRIYSSVDGRPLPGSVTVTGINYTVTAGKTLGDYHRFLAPRDKYEVVATMIGYKSKNTTIWLDDGPVSLDFVLDPEVSVKGSVLQNVYDCDCGSKSTEEFVQFLWGAHLEVFFILIVILGFLLFLFRRRAKVKVSTSRQLSGSKKLSRFKVNEMLFVLKFCCILRFDSFRWLKCIHITK